The following are from one region of the Lytechinus pictus isolate F3 Inbred chromosome 4, Lp3.0, whole genome shotgun sequence genome:
- the LOC129258946 gene encoding F-box only protein 3-like yields the protein MNKKKIGLTSYLGERCLNVSMAATSLLELPDELIIKILDCLDIQCLVRGVACTCQRLNQLSNAENLWKKFSDLYWLDKERKHSSDSWKENFLVWHRKWGKYIGCYAKVRSAWNKIESALEARSPGTRSSLKGPIDQGELDAIEAMMDRPLPLELACSYLIHNGQDVVPGRGSLLGNLEVYDHHSMEVAVPLAFNIKNALPKIGMLALSWCPYTNYGQVVCVSEKVGLPMGCVYYLTQVRRQKFAGYFVEASSYMEWLEKLATKLGDPELVVSSSKITRFYHEPTCVAVTRDVKVTVATSFVPSLSHIWKNNNMRTLFAYQISMTMDENVPADRSCRLLSRHWEITDSQGQYHEVNGEAVIGLYPVMKPGAKFSYCSWTPLDSDGGFMEGHFTFVNLKTGENFDVICPRFNFKCPEIILSSGDIDDELFESEDDVDDEDDDEY from the exons atgaataaaaaaaaaataggcctaacaAGTTATTTG GGAGAGAGGTGTTTGAATGTCAGTATGGCTGCAACTTCTCTTCTAGAACTGCCAGATGAGCTTATTATTAAGATCTTGGACTGCCTTGATATACAATGTCTGGTTAG AGGTGTGGCATGCACTTGCCAAAGGTTGAATCAGCTCTCGAATGCAGAGAACCTATGGAAGAAATTTTCAGACTTGTACTGGTTGGACAAAGA GAGAAAGCATTCTTCAGATTCCTGGAAGGAGAATTTCCTGGTGTGGCACAGGAAATGGGGCAAGTACATAGGTTGTTACGCCAAGGTCAGGTCTGCTTGGAACAAGATTGAGAGTGCGTTGGAGGCAAGAAGCCCAGGAACAAGATCATCTCTCAAAG GACCGATAGACCAGGGTGAGCTGGATGCAATAGAAGCCATGATGGATCGCCCTTTGCCTTTAGAATTGGCTTGTTCCTATCTTATCCATAATGGCCAGGATGTCGTTCCTGGGAGGGGGTCTCTGCTGGGGAACCTAGAGGTCTATGACCATCACAGCATGGAGGTAGCAGTGCCACTGGCATTCAATATCAAGAATGCCCTGccaaaaata GGTATGTTAGCATTGAGTTGGTGCCCCTACACTAACTATGGTCAGGTTGTGTGCGTGAGTGAGAAAGTGGGTCTGCCTATGGGATGTGTCTACTATCTCACCCAG GTAAGGAGACAGAAGTTTGCAGGTTATTTTGTCGAGGCATCAAGCTACATGGAATGGTTAGAGAAACTCGCTACCAAGCTTGGAGATCCAGAACTCGTTGTTTCATCATCCAAAATCACTAG GTTTTACCATGAACCAACATGTGTTGCAGTGACGAGAGATGTGAAGGTTACCGTAGCAACATCATTTGTACCAAGTCTCAGTCACATCTGGAAGAACAATAACATGAGGACTCTGTTTGCATATCAGATCTCCATGACGATGGATGAAAACGTACCAGCCGACA GATCATGTAGATTACTGAGCCGCCATTGGGAGATCACAGATTCACAGGGACAGTATCATGAGGTCAATGGGGAGGCGGTGATTG GACTATACCCTGTGATGAAGCCAGGGGCTAAGTTCTCATACTGTAGCTGGACACCACTCGATAGTGATGGCGGTTTCATGGAGGGTCACTTTACCTTTGTTAATCTTAAAACCG GTGAGAACTTTGATGTGATATGTCCTCGCTTCAACTTCAAGTGCCCTGAGATCATCCTGTCCAGTGGTGACATCGACGATGAGCTGTTTGAATCAGAAGACGATgtcgatgatgaagatgatgacgaatATTGA